AGGCGAAGCTCGTTGCCGGTCATCGGCGTGACATCTGCGGCGAAGGAATCGACCGGGTAATTGGAAAAGGAAAAAGAGATGACCGGGTCGGCCAAAGTGCCGGCCGCTTCAGCTTGATACCCGGCGCTCGTCTGTTGATCCCTGGCTGCCAGCAGCGCCGGGTTTCCAGCAAGTGCGTCAGCTATGAGCGTTTCCAGTTCGCCGGCACCGGCAACAGGGAGCGTCAGGGATGTTGACCCCAGACAAAAAATAGCTGTCACCAGCAGGACCTGTTTTATCTTTAGCATGATCAAAGCTGCGCTTCCTTCGGTACCGATTAAATATTATAACTTGTACAATAGAAATAGCATCAGGCGTGCCAAAACAAAAAACACGTATTTTCAGTGACTTGGAACTGAATAGAGAGGAATCAGTGACTATTTTGTAGAATATTCATCAGGATAATGAAGACTATTCTACAAAAACTTAAGTTATGATCGCCTGGAGTTTGCTTTATTCGGCCGGAATTAATAGTACTCTTCAGAGTAAGCGGGCACCTGGTTATACCAGTCAGGATATTTCCGCGCCTGCTCGATAGCCTGCTGTACATCACCGATCAGGCGCTCGCGATCTTTCGGATAGCTGCCGGCCAGGTTGAGAAAATTAGAGGCATGATTTGATCGCAAAATTGTTTTGTGTGGATTCAGTCCCTGGACAATTGCCAGCGCCTCTTCCAGTATCTCGCCCTGGGTCTGGCGGGTGATTCCGCTGAAGAACCCTTCGTTGTGACGCATGAAAAGGGTCAACAGGGAGAAGTATTCCGGAGAGAGGTCACTGATCCACGCTGCCGTAGCGGCGGCATGCTCGGCGCTTCTCTCGCGGCCGGCCAGGCCGAGGATGGCGGTAACCGACAGTTTCAGCCCAGCCGCCTGGGCCTTGCGGCATTGACCAAGCATCTCTCCGGCAGTGAAGCCCTTGCGAATGTTGCTCAGGGTTTGATCATCGCCACTTTCAAGACCGAAATAAAGAATCCGAAACTTCCTTTCACGCAAGGCCCGGAGATCCTCGACCGACTTGTTGTTGAGGCTGTTCGGCGAGGCATAAATTCCGACCCGGGCCAGCCGTGGGAATTTCTCCCCGAGAAGTTCGAGGATCGACAGCAGGCCGGTCTGCGGATAGATCAGGGCGTCGCCATCGGCGAGGAAGATACGCTGAACATGCAGGCGATGTTCTGCCGGCACCGCCTCGATATCGGCGGCGATCTCTTCGACCTTGCGGCAGCGAAAAGACTTCATCTTGTACATGCCGCAAAAGGTACAATTATTTTGACTGCAGCCAACGGTAATCTGCAGGATCAGCGACCGGGCTTCGGAGGGTGGTCGGAAAACCGGTTCTTCGTAGTCGAAATAATGAAACATAAAATCCAGTTATCAGTTATCAGTTATCAGTTATCAGTTATCAGTTGGCAGTTATCAGTTGGCAGTTATCAGTTGGCAGTTTGGATACGTAATGCGCTTGCTTAAACTGCCGGCTGCTAACCGTTAACTGACAACTATCCCTTTCTTTCTATTTCTCTTCGCCAAGCTTCTCAATCGCGCGCAGGTGCATCCGCGCCTCTTCTTCAAGGCTTTTGCTCCGCGCGGTTTCAACCGCCGAGAGAAAATACTGGTAGGCGCTGGGAATATGTCGGGACTGATGAATCATCGACTTGCCGGCCCCGAGGAAGGCCCGGTCAATTTCCCGGTCGTTCGGTCGTTCGGCGATAAACCGCCGGAAAAGAGCCTGCGCCTCCTCGTAAGCCCGGTTGCCGAGCAGGTATTCGCCAAGGGCGAGCACGACATCGGAGTTCAGGGAGAGCCGCTCTTCGCTCGTCTCAAGGTTGAAATAGTGGACCACGGCGCCGGAGTAATCACCTTCACGCAGATGGCCGGCGATCACCTGGGCCGGGGTCATCGCTTCTTCCGCCCGGCGGCGCACAGGCGGTTCTTCAGGCGAAGCCTGGCGCCGCTTCTCGGCTTGCCGCAAGCCCGGGAGCAGGTCGAGCCCGAGCGCGATCCCCATTCCGGCGAGAAACCCGCCGATGTGAGCGCCGTAGGCAACACCACCGCCGCCGCCGGAACTCATCATGAACGGCAGCACATTGTCGACGAACAGGTAAAAACCGAGAACAATTCGGGCCGGCACCAGGAAGGTGTTCATGATAAAGGGGAAGAAAAAGATAAAGACCTTGATCTGGTTGCGCTTGAACCAGATAAAATAGAGCCCGAGCACCCCGGAGATGGCCCCCGATGCGCCGATCATCGGGATCTGGGAGCCGAGGGTAAAGAGAGAGAAGAAAACCGTAGAGGCAACCCCGGTGGCAAGGTAGGCGAGCAGAAAACGGCCCCGGCCGAGCCGATGCTCGACATTATCGCCATAAATCCAGAGAAACAGCATATTGCCAAACAGGTGCATAAAGTTGGCGTGGAGAAACATTGCGCTGAAAAGCGTCAGGATCGAGGCCGCCGCCGGCCGGAAACCATACTCGAAGACAACCAGGTCATACGCCGAGACATATTCGAGGTAGGCCTTCAGCGGAACCCCGTCCTCGGCGCCGAGCAGCCTGAGATATTCGGCCAGCAGCGGGTCATTGAGGTCGGGAGCCTGGCCGGAGAGCGGCAGCGTCACGATGGCATAAATCAGGATATTCAGCCCGATCAGGCCGTAGGTGACAACCGGAGTTCCCGGCGGGTTCGGTGTATCGCCAATCGGAAGAAACATGCTTCGCCTCTCAACTCAAATGCCGGCATTTTAGCATAATCATTCCGATCTGACACACTTGCAATTTCAGCAGTCACTCGCTATTCTCGACCGAACGGAAACCACCACCCCGGAAAGGGATTGAACAATGTATCATATCCACCTTATCGGCACTTCAAGAAGGATTCCCGTGGGCAAGGTTGTCTGCCTCGGCCGCAACTACAGCGAACATATCAGCGAGCTCGGCAACGCCGTCCCGGACCAGCCGGTCATCTTCATCAAACCTTCGACCAGCATTATCCCGGATGGCAAAACTGTCGTTATTCCAGATTACTCTGACGACTGTCACCACGAAGTAGAACTCGCCCTGCTGATCGGCAAAAGCGGCAGGAAGATCAAACAGCAGGATGCCATGGAGCACGTTGCCGGTTACGGTGTCGCCGTTGATTTGACGCTGCGTGACGTCCAGTCGAAACAGAAAGAGAAGGGCCTCCCCTGGGAGATCGCCAAGGGATTTGACACCGCCTGTCCACTCTCCGATTTCGTACCGGCTGAGCGGATTGAAGATCCGCACAACCTGCGCCTGACCCTGAGCGTGAATGGCGAAACCAGGCAGGACGGCAACACATCCCTGATGATGCGGCAGATCCCGCAGATCATCGAGGAGATGTCGTCGATCTTCACCCTCGAGGAGGGCGATATCATTCTCACCGGCACCCCGGCCGGGGTCAGCCGGATCGTAAGCGGCGATGTCATGGTGGCCGAGATCGAGCAGGTCGGGCGGTTAGAGGTCAAGGTTGCATAGACCGCAGACACCCTCCCGGAAAGAGACATCCTGGTGAAATTATGATCCCCTGGGAACACCTTGATACGACGCCGATCCCCGGCACCGACAGCAAACTCCGGCTCAGCCGGCGTGACGGCGAATACACGATCGGGA
The Desulfuromonas sp. DNA segment above includes these coding regions:
- a CDS encoding acylpyruvase produces the protein MYHIHLIGTSRRIPVGKVVCLGRNYSEHISELGNAVPDQPVIFIKPSTSIIPDGKTVVIPDYSDDCHHEVELALLIGKSGRKIKQQDAMEHVAGYGVAVDLTLRDVQSKQKEKGLPWEIAKGFDTACPLSDFVPAERIEDPHNLRLTLSVNGETRQDGNTSLMMRQIPQIIEEMSSIFTLEEGDIILTGTPAGVSRIVSGDVMVAEIEQVGRLEVKVA
- a CDS encoding radical SAM protein, whose amino-acid sequence is MFHYFDYEEPVFRPPSEARSLILQITVGCSQNNCTFCGMYKMKSFRCRKVEEIAADIEAVPAEHRLHVQRIFLADGDALIYPQTGLLSILELLGEKFPRLARVGIYASPNSLNNKSVEDLRALRERKFRILYFGLESGDDQTLSNIRKGFTAGEMLGQCRKAQAAGLKLSVTAILGLAGRERSAEHAAATAAWISDLSPEYFSLLTLFMRHNEGFFSGITRQTQGEILEEALAIVQGLNPHKTILRSNHASNFLNLAGSYPKDRERLIGDVQQAIEQARKYPDWYNQVPAYSEEYY